One Campylobacter concisus DNA segment encodes these proteins:
- a CDS encoding RNA-directed DNA polymerase, whose protein sequence is MKDVNGQKSYYECLNQINNDELFEGLLGYGMFAEKIPNFLSSVKFFEFCRDYDPEFDQKTFKYIKYENMRNINIPRILAIPNPFAYYKQCKILRESFWELKEYFREKTKKDKYKISRIHIRKIKDKNELLDIKNYLDKLFDMNYKDYHIDGNPEQEIFIGKKYKVKADISTCFPSIYTHAIPWALIGKNNAKGNRNSKKEYYNMIDSSAQWLNNNETHGILIGPHSSNLVSEIILIAVDAKIKDKYQYIRHIDDYSCYVETREKADKFLLDLSQSLKEFGLLLNHKKTEIIELPNSFEEDWARKLKIYKIEEWEGKIKYSGIAPFMDLALDLMKENKNNASILTYAIKMLLKKDMTPNAIKYFIDIVHHLVLIYSYLIFLLEQVFDKFIDNKNIGVEKIQEISLNIFKLGQENKNYEAMSYAIYFALKYRFKLMHICVSKEATKKEDCTLMLLCYLYDKRHKRNCSKYIQMAENFIDDTNNIDDEFWLFSYEVLLHEKPQSLNKCKDWKKLKEKKISFLKDGYEN, encoded by the coding sequence ATGAAAGATGTTAATGGACAAAAAAGTTATTATGAATGCTTAAATCAAATAAATAATGATGAATTATTTGAGGGTTTGCTTGGCTATGGAATGTTTGCGGAAAAAATTCCTAACTTTTTATCATCAGTAAAATTTTTTGAATTTTGTAGGGATTATGATCCTGAATTTGATCAAAAAACATTTAAATATATAAAATATGAAAATATGAGAAATATAAACATACCAAGAATTTTGGCTATTCCAAATCCTTTTGCTTATTATAAGCAGTGTAAAATTTTGAGAGAGAGTTTTTGGGAATTAAAAGAATATTTTAGAGAGAAAACAAAGAAAGACAAATACAAGATAAGCCGCATACATATTAGAAAAATTAAAGATAAAAATGAATTACTTGATATAAAAAATTATTTAGATAAGCTTTTTGACATGAATTATAAGGATTATCATATTGATGGTAATCCAGAGCAAGAAATTTTTATCGGCAAGAAATATAAAGTGAAGGCTGATATTTCGACTTGTTTTCCCAGTATATATACCCATGCTATACCATGGGCTTTGATTGGCAAGAATAATGCAAAAGGAAATCGTAACTCAAAAAAAGAATATTATAATATGATTGATAGCTCTGCACAGTGGCTAAACAACAACGAAACGCATGGAATTTTAATAGGACCACATAGCTCCAATTTAGTTTCTGAAATAATTTTAATTGCAGTAGACGCAAAAATAAAAGATAAATATCAATATATAAGGCACATAGATGATTATAGTTGTTATGTAGAAACCAGAGAAAAAGCAGATAAATTTTTATTAGATTTGTCTCAGTCGTTAAAAGAATTTGGATTGTTATTAAATCACAAAAAAACTGAGATAATAGAATTACCGAATTCTTTTGAAGAAGATTGGGCAAGAAAATTAAAAATATATAAAATTGAAGAATGGGAAGGAAAGATTAAATATAGTGGTATCGCTCCTTTTATGGATTTGGCGTTGGACTTGATGAAAGAAAATAAAAATAATGCATCGATTTTAACATATGCTATCAAGATGCTTTTAAAAAAGGATATGACACCAAATGCCATTAAATATTTTATAGATATAGTTCATCATTTAGTTTTAATTTATTCATATTTAATTTTTCTTTTAGAACAAGTATTTGATAAATTTATTGACAATAAAAATATTGGAGTAGAAAAAATTCAAGAAATATCATTGAACATTTTTAAGCTAGGACAAGAAAATAAAAATTATGAAGCAATGTCGTATGCCATATATTTTGCATTAAAATATAGATTTAAGCTAATGCATATATGCGTATCAAAAGAGGCTACAAAGAAAGAAGATTGTACCTTAATGCTACTTTGTTATTTATATGATAAAAGGCACAAAAGAAATTGTTCTAAGTATATTCAAATGGCAGAAAATTTTATTGATGATACAAATAACATTGATGATGAATTCTGGTTATTTTCTTATGAAGTACTATTACATGAAAAACCTCAATCTTTGAATAAATGTAAAGATTGGAAAAAATTAAAAGAAAAAAAGATTTCATTTTTAAAGGATGGGTATGAAAATTAA
- a CDS encoding menaquinone biosynthesis decarboxylase, which produces MDYIKLLKDNGLLRVINEPVDIDLEIAHASYIEVKRAGSQALLFTNPVCKKTGRKFAPVLTNIYGSKRALELIFGVQPDEIAAEIEKLLKPKKPENFKEKLDFLSYLFNMRKIFTKRLKGEGECQQVKFMGEQADLLSLPALKTWPHDGGAFITMGQVYTQSLDGALQNLGMYRLQIYDKNRLGMHWQIHKDGANFFHEYKRAGRKMPVSVAIGGDPLYIWCGQAPLPKGVFELLLYGFIRKEPAKLVKSLTNEIYVPHDADYVIEGFVDTTKSELEGPFGDHTGFYTPVEPFPVMDVTAITSKQDPVFHVTVVGKPPLEDKYMGWATERIFLPLLRTTVPELLDYNMPENGVFHNLILAKINALYPAHAKQAMHAFWGVGQMSFVKHAIFVGNDAPELAKYDKFADFVLDRFGSESVLISQGVCDQLDHASPNSCFGGKLGIDATQDFCKFSPAVLSDDELLAKFQSLAPNVKELRQFKTRSKTPICVVKFEKDRPVKELFTKLLAFNEFFKLLVVVDMQNYLENPYMLLWRVTNNIDALRDIYIDGENFCVDATSKDKLEGYTRGWPMQTDCDRGVVATLVKRGVVKDEPELFSKFEIFG; this is translated from the coding sequence ATGGACTACATCAAGCTTTTAAAAGATAACGGCCTACTTAGGGTGATCAATGAGCCAGTAGATATCGACCTGGAGATCGCGCACGCTAGCTATATCGAGGTCAAACGCGCGGGCTCACAAGCACTACTTTTTACAAATCCAGTCTGCAAAAAAACTGGGCGTAAATTTGCCCCAGTGCTTACAAATATCTACGGCTCAAAAAGGGCGCTTGAGCTGATATTTGGCGTGCAGCCTGATGAGATCGCAGCTGAGATAGAGAAGCTTTTAAAGCCCAAAAAACCTGAGAATTTCAAAGAGAAGCTTGACTTTTTATCTTATCTTTTTAATATGAGAAAGATATTTACAAAAAGGCTAAAAGGCGAGGGCGAGTGCCAGCAGGTCAAATTTATGGGCGAGCAGGCCGATCTTTTGAGCCTGCCTGCGCTAAAGACTTGGCCACATGACGGAGGCGCTTTTATCACGATGGGGCAGGTCTATACGCAAAGTCTTGATGGCGCGCTGCAAAATTTAGGCATGTACCGCTTGCAAATTTATGATAAAAATCGCCTTGGCATGCACTGGCAGATCCACAAAGACGGTGCAAATTTCTTCCACGAGTATAAGCGTGCAGGCCGTAAGATGCCAGTTTCGGTGGCGATCGGTGGCGATCCGCTATATATCTGGTGCGGTCAAGCGCCGCTGCCAAAGGGCGTCTTTGAGCTGCTACTTTACGGCTTTATCCGCAAAGAGCCAGCAAAGCTTGTAAAGTCGCTAACCAATGAAATTTACGTCCCGCACGACGCCGACTACGTGATAGAGGGCTTTGTGGATACGACTAAGAGCGAGCTTGAGGGGCCATTTGGCGATCACACTGGCTTTTACACGCCGGTTGAGCCATTTCCAGTGATGGATGTTACGGCGATAACGAGCAAGCAAGACCCTGTCTTTCACGTGACCGTGGTTGGCAAGCCACCGCTTGAGGATAAGTATATGGGCTGGGCTACTGAGCGCATTTTCTTGCCACTTTTACGTACGACCGTGCCAGAGCTACTAGACTACAACATGCCTGAAAATGGCGTCTTTCACAACCTTATCTTAGCCAAGATCAACGCCCTTTATCCAGCGCACGCAAAGCAGGCGATGCACGCGTTTTGGGGAGTTGGGCAGATGAGCTTTGTAAAGCATGCGATCTTTGTGGGTAACGATGCACCAGAGCTAGCGAAATACGACAAATTTGCGGACTTTGTGCTTGATAGATTTGGCAGCGAAAGTGTGCTGATAAGCCAAGGTGTGTGCGACCAGCTCGATCACGCCAGTCCAAACTCGTGCTTTGGTGGCAAGCTAGGCATCGACGCGACGCAGGACTTTTGTAAATTTAGCCCTGCAGTTTTAAGCGACGATGAACTTTTGGCTAAATTTCAAAGCCTTGCGCCAAATGTTAAGGAGCTTAGGCAGTTTAAAACCAGGAGCAAAACGCCTATTTGTGTAGTGAAATTTGAAAAAGATCGCCCTGTAAAAGAGCTATTTACTAAGCTTTTGGCGTTTAATGAATTTTTCAAGCTACTGGTTGTTGTGGATATGCAAAACTACCTAGAAAACCCATATATGCTGCTTTGGCGTGTGACAAATAACATAGATGCCTTGCGTGATATCTATATAGATGGTGAAAATTTCTGCGTGGATGCGACGAGCAAGGACAAACTAGAAGGATACACTCGTGGCTGGCCTATGCAAACTGACTGCGACCGCGGAGTGGTGGCTACTCTTGTGAAGCGAGGCGTAGTAAAAGATGAGCCAGAGCTATTTAGTAAATTTGAGATATTTGGGTAG